Proteins encoded together in one Apis cerana isolate GH-2021 linkage group LG4, AcerK_1.0, whole genome shotgun sequence window:
- the LOC108003406 gene encoding RNA-binding protein fusilli has translation MQTMGATRGPTHLVALYVATAGLQGNALGSDEEEITLLVYVLIDVLQNKVLGRQQYIVRPMVMDESCTPGTGSDNPAVAGSSGVISEAALAHAPALTERTVREHGIPLEQAIQQFEAWWSSMSCMTSGSAPRFVVDGQAPMRQCLHPEACNKDIDVPEHYTLFHDLRKEFVACYSTHGELSTFGIQEMLEYFGLPLDTENDYHVKEIQDMICVIQRMIKDGHIFQNPETVNIILEPGICSKDEEVDNGCVVRARGLPWQSSDQDIAKFFRGLNVAKGGVALCLSPMGRRNGEALVRFVNKEHRDMALKRHKHHMGGRYIEVYKASGEDFVGVAGGTSGEAHAFLSRGAQVIVRMRGLPYDCVAKQVLDFFLSGQKPCHVLDGEDGVLFVKKPDGRATGDAFVLFAKEEDAVKALSKHRDCIGSRYIELFRSTIAEVQQVLNRAIDPKQVVLPTPPIPQLPPIVPQHIITSGTRKDCVRLRGLPYEALVEHILEFMGEHSKNIVYQGVHMVYNAQGQPSGEAFIQMDSESSAYACASQRHHRYMIYGKKQRYIEVFQCSGDDMNLVLTGAVTPPSTKALLSPGTLTTQTPATLTHPPPPTPVPVPVPTAQPPLWDIHALVQAQAQAQAQAQAQAQAQAQAQAIRNQDFWLMALASNPPPTSTTPASPTSSATTKTLALPGPNPQHQIPAYAMAPSAAAAAAAAAAALHAQPPAPTPFLLFNVPSRIPILRAPAPHSLLTPIVQAAPINPAAIMGLKRTWETAFPPDTSSTVAKRATWHTPATAFHAQAPAAAPGLPYPAQFYPQI, from the exons ATGCAGACTATGGGCGCTACGAGGGGACCGACTCACCTGGTTGCCCTTTACGTGGCGACGGCCGGTCTCCAGGGTAATGCTCTTGGTTCTGATGAAGAGGAAATCACGCTATTGGTTTATGTGCTTATCGACGTACTACAGAATAAG gtGCTGGGAAGGCAACAATATATTGTACGACCGATGGTAATGGACGAAAGTTGTACACCTGGAACCGGTAGCGACAATCCGGCAGTTGCCGGAAGTAGCGGAGTCATCAGTGAAGCAGCATTGGCGCATGCTCCAGCGTTAACTGAGAGGACAGTTCGAGAACACGGAATTCCTTTAGAGCAAGCCATTCAACAG tttgaagCATGGTGGTCTTCTATGTCATGCATGACATCCGGTTCTGCACCACGTTTCGTCGTAGACGGTCAGGCGCCGATGAGACAATGCTTGCATCCAGAGGCATGTAACAAAGACATCGACGTGCCAGAACATTATACTCTCTTTCATGATCTTCGAAAGGAATTTGTTGCCTGTTATTCAACTCATGGAGAACTTTCAACATTTGGGATACAAGAGATGTTGGAAT ATTTCGGTCTACCATTAGATACTGAGAATGATTATCatgtaaaagaaatacaagATATGATCTGTGTAATACAGAGAATGATAAAAGATG gtcACATCTTCCAAAATCCTGAaacagttaatattattttagaaccTGGTATATG ctcAAAAGATGAAGAAGTTGATAATGGCTGTGTAGTAAGAGCTAGAGGTCTTCCTTGGCAATCATCTGATCAAGACATAGCAAAATTTTTTCGTGGCTTAAATGTTGCTAA ggGTGGTGTAGCTCTGTGTTTAAGTCCTATGGGAAGACGTAACGGAGAAGCATTAGTACGGTTTGTTAATAAAGAACACAGAGACATGGCATTAAAAAGGCATAAACATCATATGGGTGGAAGATATATAGAAGTATATAAGGCATCTGGAGAGGATTTTGTTGGTGTAGCTGGTGGAACTAGTGGTGAAGCTCATGCATTTTTATCTAGAGGAGCTCAAGTTATTGTTAGAATGAGAGGCTTACCATATGATTGCGTTGCTAAACAagtg tTGGACTTCTTTTTATCAGGGCAAAAGCCTTGTCACGTATTAGATGGAGAAGATGGTgttttatttgtgaaaaagcCAGATGGTAGGGCAACTGGAGATGCATTCGTTCTTTTTGCAAAAGAGGAAGATGCTGTGAAAGCCTTAAGTAAACACAGAGATTGTATCGGAAGTCGATACATTGAACTTTTTCGAAGTACGATTGCTGAAGTTCAACAA gTTTTAAATAGGGCGATAGATCCTAAACAAGTCGTACTTCCAACACCACCTATTCCACAACTCCCTCCCATAGTTCCACAGCATATTATCACTTCTGGTACGCGTAAGGATTGTGTTAGATTACGTGGTCTTCCGTATGAAGCTCTCGTTGAACACATTCTTGAGTTCATGGGCGAACATTCTAAGAATATTGTTTATCAGGGTGTACATATGGTTTATAATGCTCAA gGTCAACCTTCCGGTGAAGCGTTTATTCAAATGGACAGTGAAAGTTCAGCATATGCATGTGCATCGCAGCGACATCATCGTTACATGATATATGGCAAAAAACAACGGTATATCGAAGTATTTCAATGCAGCGGAGACGATATGAATTTGGTATTGACAGGTGCAGTAACTCCACCATCAACCAAGGCTCTACTATCACCCGGTACGTTGACCACACAAACTCCCGCAACTTTGACACATCCGCCTCCGCCGACGCCGGTACCGGTACCGGTACCGACGGCACAACCTCCCCTCTGGGACATTCACGCGTTAGTACAGGCTCAAGCCCAAGCACAAGCGCAGGCTCAAGCGCAAGCTCAAGCTCAGGCTCAAGCGCAGGCAATTCGAAATCAAGACTTTTGGTTAATGGCTCTAGCCTCAAATCCTCCTCCCACCTCTACAACTCCTGCTTCCCCTACTTCATCAGCTACAACTAAAACACTTGCTCTACCGGGTCCGAATCCACAGCATCAGATTCCTGCCTATGCCATGGCACCTTCAGCAGCAGCTGCAGCAGCTGCAGCTGCTGCAGCGCTTCATGCTCAACCACCCGCGCCAACACctttcttactttttaatgTACCCTCTCGAATTCCTATTTTACGGGCACCGGCACCGCATAGTCTTCTGACACCTATTGTTCAGGCTGCCCCTATTAATCCGGCTGCCATAATGGGACTAAAGAGAACTTGGGAAACTGCATTTCCACCTGATACATCAAGCACCGTCGCGAAACGTGCTACATGGCACACACCAGCGACTGCATTTCACGCGCAAGCTCCAGCTGCGGCACCAGGCTTGCCTTATCCTGCTCAATTTTAtcctcaaatttaa
- the LOC108003396 gene encoding GPI mannosyltransferase 3 isoform X2 — protein sequence MYVTKKMKIFLYLILWRLFSVFMVQTAHVPDEYWQSLEVAHHLAFGYGYLTWEWTMKIRFLCMIRPTAIVIWLPLCFYHLYTNLQNKWKIIYQYSVICIICCITSILLDTYCYGILVISPWEFFRMNILHKIGNSYGTQHLLWYIICGLPVLLGCYYIVFLLCIWQIMKHPSFFHYQAVMLFVICWTLTIYSLLSHKEFRFLLPLLPMCIYICTSCTFHLNMKFMKKARKIFVGFLILSNVLPGLYFNLIHQRGSLDVMNILHKEIANNENINNILFLTPCHATPLYSHLHINVSIKILTCEPNLINNINYMDETDIFFTNPMQWLVENYDINKNITIPNYIILFDNIVPKIDRFLSQYQLLSEVFYTHFPQSNYGKYIYIYKHK from the exons atgtatgtaaccaaaaaaatgaaaatatttttatatttaatattatggagGTTATTTTCTGTCTTTATGGTTCAAACTGCCCATGTACCAGATGAATATTGGCAATCATTAGAAGTTGCTCATCATTTAGCATTTGGATATGGATATCTCACATGGGAATGGACTATGAAAattc GATTCCTATGTATGATTAGACCTACTGCTATTGTTATATGGTTGCCATtatgtttttatcatttatatacaaatttacaaaataagtggaaaataatatatcaatatagtGTGATTTGCATTATTTGTTGCATAActtcaatattattagatacttATTGTTATGGTATTTTAGTCATTTCTCCTTGGGAGTTTTTTCGTATGAATATACTtcataaaattggaaattcatATGGTACGCAACATTTATTATGGTATATTATATGTGGATTACCAGTACTTTTAGGGTGTTATTATATTgtgtttttattatgtatttggCAAATAATGAAACAcccatctttttttcattatcaagcagttatgttatttgttatatgtTGGACACTTACTATTTATTCTTTGTTGTCTCATaaagaatttcgatttttattacctCTATTAccaatgtgtatatatatatgtacttctTGTACATtccatttaaatatgaaatttatgaaaaaagcaagaaaaatttttgtaggatttttaatattatctaatgTATTACCTggtctttattttaatttaatacatcaACGTGGATCATTGGATGTAATGAATATTCTTCATAAAGAAATTGCTAATAATgagaatataaacaatatattatttttaactccaTGTCATGCTACTCCTCTATATAgtcatttacatataaatgtatctattaaaatattaacttgtGAAcctaatttgattaataacataaacTATATGGATGAAACAgacatattttttacaaatccaATGCAATGGTTGgttgaaaattatgatattaataaaaatattactattccgaattatataatattgtttgataATATTGTACCAAAAATAGATCGATTTTTAAGTCAGTATCAATTGTTATCAGAAGTTTTTTATACACATTTTCCACAAtcaaattatggaaaatatatttatatatataaacataaatga
- the LOC108003396 gene encoding GPI mannosyltransferase 3 isoform X1: MYVTKKMKIFLYLILWRLFSVFMVQTAHVPDEYWQSLEVAHHLAFGYGYLTWEWTMKIRNYIYPFLLSIIYRILTLISMDYVIILTTIPRILQAIFSAYGEYKFYEWTKNKWTLYSLCINWYWYYCATRTLINTIETTCTMIALSIFPWRDNNIKTIKYLWIVGFLCMIRPTAIVIWLPLCFYHLYTNLQNKWKIIYQYSVICIICCITSILLDTYCYGILVISPWEFFRMNILHKIGNSYGTQHLLWYIICGLPVLLGCYYIVFLLCIWQIMKHPSFFHYQAVMLFVICWTLTIYSLLSHKEFRFLLPLLPMCIYICTSCTFHLNMKFMKKARKIFVGFLILSNVLPGLYFNLIHQRGSLDVMNILHKEIANNENINNILFLTPCHATPLYSHLHINVSIKILTCEPNLINNINYMDETDIFFTNPMQWLVENYDINKNITIPNYIILFDNIVPKIDRFLSQYQLLSEVFYTHFPQSNYGKYIYIYKHK, from the coding sequence atgtatgtaaccaaaaaaatgaaaatatttttatatttaatattatggagGTTATTTTCTGTCTTTATGGTTCAAACTGCCCATGTACCAGATGAATATTGGCAATCATTAGAAGTTGCTCATCATTTAGCATTTGGATATGGATATCTCACATGGGAATGGACTATGAAAattcgtaattatatttatccatttttattatctatcatatatagaatattgacATTGATATCCATggattatgtaataattttaacaactaTACCTCGAATTCTTCAAGCAATTTTCAGTGCTTATggagaatataaattctatgaaTGGACTAAAAACAAATGGACATTGTAtagtttatgtataaattggtATTGGTATTATTGTGCTACACgtacattaataaatactatagAAACTACATGTACTATGATAGCTCTGTCAATATTTCCATGGCgtgataacaatattaaaactataaagTATTTATGGATTGTAGGATTCCTATGTATGATTAGACCTACTGCTATTGTTATATGGTTGCCATtatgtttttatcatttatatacaaatttacaaaataagtggaaaataatatatcaatatagtGTGATTTGCATTATTTGTTGCATAActtcaatattattagatacttATTGTTATGGTATTTTAGTCATTTCTCCTTGGGAGTTTTTTCGTATGAATATACTtcataaaattggaaattcatATGGTACGCAACATTTATTATGGTATATTATATGTGGATTACCAGTACTTTTAGGGTGTTATTATATTgtgtttttattatgtatttggCAAATAATGAAACAcccatctttttttcattatcaagcagttatgttatttgttatatgtTGGACACTTACTATTTATTCTTTGTTGTCTCATaaagaatttcgatttttattacctCTATTAccaatgtgtatatatatatgtacttctTGTACATtccatttaaatatgaaatttatgaaaaaagcaagaaaaatttttgtaggatttttaatattatctaatgTATTACCTggtctttattttaatttaatacatcaACGTGGATCATTGGATGTAATGAATATTCTTCATAAAGAAATTGCTAATAATgagaatataaacaatatattatttttaactccaTGTCATGCTACTCCTCTATATAgtcatttacatataaatgtatctattaaaatattaacttgtGAAcctaatttgattaataacataaacTATATGGATGAAACAgacatattttttacaaatccaATGCAATGGTTGgttgaaaattatgatattaataaaaatattactattccgaattatataatattgtttgataATATTGTACCAAAAATAGATCGATTTTTAAGTCAGTATCAATTGTTATCAGAAGTTTTTTATACACATTTTCCACAAtcaaattatggaaaatatatttatatatataaacataaatga